The following proteins come from a genomic window of Denitromonas sp.:
- the ettA gene encoding energy-dependent translational throttle protein EttA — MAQYVMSMLRVSKVVPPKRQIIKDISLSFFPGAKIGLLGLNGSGKSTVLKIMAGVDTEFEGEVQHLPNISIGYLPQEPELDPAKTVKEEVESALGELMDARQKLEAVYAAYAEPDADFDKLAEEQARYENIISTAGADVETQMEIAADALRLPPWEAVIGKLSGGEKRRVALCKLLLAKPDMLLLDEPTNHLDAESVEWLEQFLVRFPGTVVAVTHDRYFLDNAAEWILELDRGHGIPWKGNYSSWLEQKEERLEQEAKQEAARMKAMKKELEWVRSNPKARQAKSKSRLARYEEMSSVEYQRRNETQEIFIPPGERLGDKVINFEGVSKSFGDKLLMDNVSFSIPPGAIVGIIGPNGAGKSTLFKMIMGKEQPDSGVIDIGSTVQVAAVDQSREGLENDKTVFDVISGGADILTVGKFECPSRAYIGRFNFKGGDQQKIVGNLSGGERGRLHLAKTLIAGGNVLLLDEPSNDLDVETLRALEDALLEFSGCALIISHDRWFLDRICTHILAAEGNSQWAFFEGNYQEYEADKKKRLGEEGAKPKRIRYKPISR, encoded by the coding sequence ATGGCCCAATATGTAATGTCGATGCTCCGAGTGAGCAAAGTCGTCCCCCCGAAACGCCAGATCATCAAGGACATCTCGCTGTCCTTCTTCCCCGGCGCCAAGATCGGCCTGCTCGGCCTGAACGGCTCGGGCAAGTCCACCGTGCTCAAGATCATGGCCGGTGTGGATACGGAATTCGAAGGCGAGGTGCAGCACCTGCCGAACATCTCCATTGGCTACCTGCCGCAGGAGCCCGAGCTCGACCCGGCCAAGACCGTCAAGGAAGAAGTCGAATCCGCCCTCGGCGAGCTGATGGACGCGCGGCAGAAGCTCGAAGCGGTCTATGCCGCCTATGCCGAGCCGGATGCCGACTTCGACAAGCTGGCCGAAGAACAGGCGCGCTACGAAAACATCATTTCCACCGCGGGCGCCGACGTCGAGACGCAGATGGAAATCGCCGCCGACGCGCTGCGCCTGCCGCCCTGGGAGGCGGTGATCGGCAAGCTCTCCGGTGGCGAGAAGCGCCGCGTGGCGCTGTGCAAGCTGCTGCTGGCCAAGCCCGACATGCTGCTGCTCGACGAACCCACCAACCACCTCGACGCGGAATCGGTCGAGTGGCTGGAGCAGTTCCTGGTGCGCTTCCCCGGCACCGTGGTGGCCGTCACCCACGACCGCTACTTCCTGGATAACGCGGCCGAATGGATTCTCGAACTCGACCGCGGCCACGGCATCCCCTGGAAGGGCAACTACTCGAGCTGGCTGGAGCAGAAGGAAGAGCGCCTGGAGCAGGAAGCCAAGCAGGAAGCGGCGCGCATGAAGGCGATGAAGAAGGAACTGGAGTGGGTGCGCTCCAATCCCAAGGCGCGCCAGGCCAAGAGCAAGTCGCGTCTGGCCCGCTACGAGGAAATGTCGAGCGTCGAATACCAGCGTCGCAACGAGACGCAGGAAATCTTCATTCCGCCCGGCGAGCGCCTTGGCGACAAGGTCATCAACTTCGAGGGCGTCAGCAAGTCCTTCGGCGACAAGCTGCTGATGGACAACGTCAGCTTCAGCATTCCGCCCGGCGCCATCGTCGGCATCATCGGCCCCAACGGCGCCGGTAAGTCGACCCTGTTCAAGATGATCATGGGCAAGGAGCAGCCGGATTCCGGCGTTATCGACATCGGCAGCACCGTGCAGGTGGCGGCGGTCGATCAGTCGCGCGAAGGCCTCGAGAACGACAAGACGGTGTTCGACGTCATCTCCGGTGGCGCCGACATCCTCACCGTGGGCAAGTTCGAGTGCCCCAGCCGTGCCTACATCGGCCGCTTCAACTTCAAGGGTGGCGACCAGCAGAAGATCGTCGGCAACCTGTCGGGCGGTGAGCGCGGCCGGCTGCACCTGGCCAAGACGCTGATCGCCGGCGGCAACGTGTTGCTGCTCGATGAACCGTCCAACGATCTGGACGTCGAAACCCTGCGTGCACTCGAAGACGCACTGCTGGAGTTCTCCGGTTGCGCGCTGATCATCAGCCACGATCGCTGGTTCCTGGACCGCATCTGCACCCACATCCTGGCCGCCGAGGGTAACTCGCAGTGGGCCTTCTTCGAAGGCAACTATCAGGAATACGAGGCGGACAAGAAAAAGCGTCTGGGTGAAGAAGGCGCCAAGCCGAAGCGGATCCGCTACAAGCCGATCTCACGCTGA
- a CDS encoding bactofilin family protein has translation MFNKPGLFPKREAPEPTPAPFNSSTQNSATATTPRPTPRPGTFGAHMRSQTDTPAVPATPDTSATAEVPRNDTTEDSGSRLIVGPDVKLKGAEILDCDTLVVEGRVEATMDSRVIRIAEQGAFSGKVGIDVAEIHGNFDGELTARKQLIIHATGRVSGKIRYGKILIEEGGEVSGDVQSLNSVQSGRNEYDSNKSGKDEKVKSLVASAN, from the coding sequence ATGTTCAACAAACCCGGCCTGTTCCCCAAACGTGAAGCCCCCGAGCCCACGCCCGCCCCCTTTAACTCATCGACCCAAAACAGCGCGACAGCCACGACGCCTCGCCCCACCCCCCGACCCGGAACCTTTGGAGCCCACATGCGCAGCCAGACCGATACGCCCGCCGTGCCCGCCACCCCCGACACGTCCGCCACGGCAGAGGTGCCGCGCAACGACACGACCGAAGACAGCGGCAGCCGGCTGATCGTCGGGCCGGACGTCAAGCTCAAGGGCGCCGAGATTCTCGACTGCGACACCCTGGTGGTCGAAGGCCGCGTCGAGGCGACCATGGACAGCCGTGTGATCCGCATCGCCGAGCAAGGCGCGTTTTCCGGCAAGGTGGGTATCGACGTGGCCGAGATCCACGGCAATTTCGATGGCGAACTGACCGCGCGCAAGCAACTGATCATCCACGCCACCGGCCGGGTCAGCGGCAAGATCCGCTACGGCAAGATCCTGATCGAGGAAGGCGGCGAGGTGTCCGGTGATGTCCAGTCGCTCAATTCGGTGCAGTCCGGGCGTAATGAGTACGACAGCAACAAGTCGGGCAAGGACGAGAAGGTCAAGTCGCTGGTGGCCTCGGCCAACTGA
- a CDS encoding HAMP domain-containing sensor histidine kinase, translating into MSFRQMLLAGFVLIALVLSAAALQGLRVLESFAQQSRAGADTALGLSSATQLLAQRTIDMERSARQFVVLGDPALRGRYREARNDAESALTIFFRAEPATLGGMADTWRAAADQAEAALVGTPDDAALREALDRLHRINERLSVEARQWISMQNARLLDTLEANRLRLAWQVLLALLVAVALAAFFGWQLARPVKQIEEGIARLGDNLLDAPVDIEGPADLRQVGQRLDWLRQRLGELEADRARMLRHVSHELKTPLAALREGIALLDDEVTEPLADGQREVVHILRDNAHLLQGRIEDLLDFNAAVFDARRLQRSTIALQALLAQVADGQRLQAKSRDVDIALTSDAATIDGDAAKLSVAIGNLLANAISFSASGGVVTLRATRAARHVHIDCIDTGPGIAEDDIPRIFDPFFQGRRQGATPRQGSGVGLSIVREYVQAHGGRVLLLSGEGGAHFRIELPVST; encoded by the coding sequence ATGTCATTCCGGCAGATGCTGCTCGCCGGCTTCGTACTCATCGCGCTGGTGTTGAGTGCTGCCGCGTTGCAGGGTCTGCGTGTGCTCGAGTCCTTTGCCCAGCAAAGCCGCGCCGGCGCCGACACGGCGCTCGGGCTGAGCTCGGCCACGCAGCTGCTGGCCCAACGCACGATCGATATGGAGCGCAGCGCACGGCAGTTCGTGGTGCTGGGCGACCCGGCCCTGCGCGGGCGCTATCGCGAGGCGCGCAACGACGCCGAGTCCGCGCTGACCATCTTCTTCCGCGCCGAGCCTGCCACGCTCGGCGGCATGGCCGACACCTGGCGCGCCGCCGCCGACCAGGCCGAAGCCGCACTGGTTGGCACCCCCGACGATGCCGCCTTGCGCGAAGCGCTCGACCGCCTGCACCGCATCAACGAGCGCCTGAGCGTGGAAGCCCGTCAGTGGATCTCCATGCAAAATGCGCGCCTGCTCGATACCCTCGAGGCCAACCGGCTGCGGCTGGCATGGCAGGTGCTGCTGGCGCTGCTCGTCGCCGTGGCCCTGGCGGCCTTCTTCGGCTGGCAACTGGCACGGCCGGTCAAGCAGATCGAGGAGGGCATTGCCCGGCTCGGTGACAACCTGCTCGACGCGCCGGTCGACATCGAAGGCCCGGCCGACCTGCGCCAGGTTGGCCAGCGACTCGACTGGCTGCGCCAGCGCCTCGGCGAGCTCGAAGCCGACCGGGCGCGCATGCTGCGCCATGTGTCGCACGAGCTCAAGACACCGCTGGCCGCGCTGCGCGAAGGCATTGCACTGCTCGACGACGAGGTCACCGAACCCCTCGCCGACGGCCAGCGCGAGGTGGTCCATATCCTGCGCGACAACGCCCACCTGCTGCAGGGCCGGATCGAGGATCTGCTCGATTTCAACGCCGCCGTGTTCGACGCGCGCCGCCTCCAGCGCAGCACCATCGCCCTGCAGGCCTTGCTGGCGCAAGTCGCCGATGGCCAGCGGCTGCAGGCCAAGTCGCGCGATGTCGACATTGCGCTGACCAGCGATGCGGCCACCATCGATGGCGACGCGGCCAAGCTGAGCGTGGCCATTGGCAACCTGCTGGCCAACGCCATCTCGTTCAGCGCGTCGGGGGGCGTCGTTACCCTCAGGGCAACCCGCGCGGCCCGACACGTCCATATCGACTGCATCGATACCGGCCCGGGCATCGCCGAAGACGACATTCCGCGCATCTTCGACCCCTTCTTCCAGGGGCGTCGCCAGGGAGCGACACCCCGTCAGGGCAGCGGCGTCGGCCTGTCCATTGTCCGCGAGTATGTTCAGGCCCATGGTGGCCGGGTGCTGCTGCTGTCCGGCGAAGGCGGCGCCCATTTTCGAATCGAACTTCCCGTAAGCACTTGA
- a CDS encoding TerB family tellurite resistance protein, with the protein MNKLAAPATDPQDEALSLQLATAALLIEMMQADSDTSPAELASVRSLLAKEFGLDTAAVDQLLADATEGAREAPGFHPFTSRLNQGLSKAQKVQVIEYLWTIALADGEICAHESHLMRKLADLLYISRGDFIAAKTRAQAAHQRSH; encoded by the coding sequence TTGAACAAACTGGCAGCCCCGGCCACCGATCCGCAGGATGAAGCGCTGTCGCTCCAGCTGGCCACCGCCGCGCTGCTGATCGAGATGATGCAGGCCGACAGCGATACCTCGCCGGCGGAATTGGCCAGCGTGCGTTCGCTGCTGGCCAAGGAATTCGGGCTGGACACCGCGGCCGTCGACCAACTGCTGGCCGACGCCACCGAGGGCGCACGCGAGGCGCCGGGCTTCCATCCCTTTACCTCCCGCCTCAACCAGGGCCTGAGCAAGGCGCAGAAAGTACAGGTGATCGAATACCTGTGGACCATCGCGCTGGCCGATGGCGAGATCTGTGCGCATGAAAGCCACCTGATGCGCAAGCTGGCGGACTTGCTGTACATCTCGCGTGGCGATTTCATTGCCGCCAAGACGCGCGCGCAGGCCGCGCATCAGCGCTCGCACTGA
- a CDS encoding D-amino acid dehydrogenase produces the protein MQICVLGAGLAGVTAAHALRRDGHDVTVIDRAPAPAQETSFANAGLISPGHAFSWAAPGAPMTLLRSLFDRQQALRIKPRPDPALLRWGWRFMRNCRAEPWARNSLELMRLASYAQHALAAIVDDTGVEFAHTRGGLIYLYATDAALAQAISTLTLLREAQIDAHVLSPEAVIGLEPALHQRATAIAGAIHCPSDASGDAHRFTVGLADWCRARGVRFCFNETVRDWIVAGERITAITTDRGEHRADAFVLALGSYSPVLARKLGLRLPIYPVRGNSVSFPIGAEHTPPTLAGVDDGTLTAWSRLGNVLRLTTTAEFSGYANRQPSKDVAMLVARARALFPDGADFSQPSAWSGLRPMTPEGLPLVGQAGPRNLWLNTGHGAMGWTTAAGTARILADRLAGRAVEHPYPSPRLP, from the coding sequence ATGCAGATTTGTGTCCTTGGCGCCGGCCTCGCGGGCGTCACCGCAGCCCACGCATTGCGCCGGGACGGCCACGACGTGACTGTCATCGACCGCGCCCCGGCGCCGGCACAGGAAACCAGCTTTGCCAACGCCGGACTGATCTCGCCCGGCCATGCCTTCAGCTGGGCAGCCCCCGGCGCGCCCATGACCTTGCTCCGCTCGCTGTTCGACCGCCAGCAGGCGCTGCGCATCAAACCGCGGCCCGATCCGGCGCTGCTGCGCTGGGGCTGGCGCTTCATGCGCAACTGCCGCGCCGAGCCATGGGCGCGCAATTCACTCGAGTTGATGCGCCTGGCCAGCTATGCGCAACACGCACTTGCGGCGATTGTCGATGACACGGGCGTCGAGTTTGCCCACACCCGCGGCGGGCTCATCTACCTGTACGCGACCGATGCTGCCCTGGCACAGGCCATCTCCACGCTCACGCTATTGCGCGAGGCGCAGATCGACGCCCATGTGCTGAGCCCCGAGGCCGTCATTGGCCTCGAGCCCGCCTTGCACCAACGCGCCACGGCCATAGCCGGCGCCATCCATTGCCCCTCCGACGCCAGCGGCGACGCGCATCGCTTTACCGTGGGGCTGGCCGACTGGTGCCGGGCGCGCGGCGTGCGCTTCTGTTTCAACGAGACCGTGCGTGACTGGATCGTCGCCGGCGAGCGCATCACCGCCATCACCACCGATCGTGGCGAACACCGTGCCGACGCCTTCGTGCTCGCGCTGGGCAGCTACTCGCCGGTGCTGGCCCGCAAGCTCGGGCTGCGCCTGCCGATCTATCCGGTGCGCGGCAATTCGGTGTCGTTCCCGATCGGCGCCGAGCACACACCGCCCACCCTGGCCGGGGTCGACGACGGCACGCTGACGGCCTGGTCGCGCCTGGGCAATGTGCTGCGCCTGACCACCACGGCCGAATTTTCCGGCTACGCCAACCGCCAGCCGTCAAAGGATGTCGCCATGCTGGTGGCGCGCGCACGGGCGCTGTTCCCCGACGGGGCCGATTTCAGCCAGCCCTCGGCGTGGTCGGGCCTGCGCCCGATGACACCCGAAGGCCTTCCGCTGGTCGGGCAGGCCGGGCCGCGCAATCTGTGGCTCAACACCGGCCACGGCGCCATGGGCTGGACCACTGCCGCCGGCACGGCGCGCATCCTGGCCGACCGGCTCGCCGGGCGCGCGGTCGAGCATCCGTACCCGTCGCCGCGCCTGCCTTGA